In Geopsychrobacter electrodiphilus DSM 16401, a single window of DNA contains:
- the gltB gene encoding glutamate synthase large subunit → MTNHIGMPPAQGLYDPANEHDSCGVGFVANIKGRKSHSIVKRGIEILCNLTHRGAVGADPLDGDGAGLMIQLPDAYHREVCNFSLPPLGEYGTGLVFLPQGEARREACIAALEGELVRTGCPLLGWRDVCTDGSTIGRNARSVEPKVMQIFVGRGEIKASQLELMLYLGRKRAENVIRTAKLAGEELFYVCSLSTRTILYKGMLLSEQLNTFFPELDDERLVSALAFVHQRYSTNTFPTWDLAHPFRYVAHNGEINTLRGNINRMKARTALFAHLDLADGISDLDPVVIEGSSDTACFDNALELLVVTGRSLAHSLAMMVPEAWASKAHLRPELKGFYEYHATMMEPWDGPANLVACDGRQIVAILDRNGLRPARYWLTSDDEIIYASEAGVLDVPPEKILRKERLAPGKMILVDVETGEFKEDHEIKGDLAAAQPYASWVRDHLIRLEDLPAPATKRGSSPGELRRVQGSFGYTLEEMRVVMAPMAMYGQEPVGSMGTDTPIAVLSKRSKLIYWYFSQLFAQVTNPSIDPLREELVMSLTQYIGPARNILMPGPEHCCMLELENPIITNDVLEQLRHSDLQNFQGTTVSTLFEAWRGPDALENRLENLFVEVEAAVDAGCTILVLSDRGVCAQKAPIPALLALSAIHHHLIRAGKRSQCSLIIETGEAREVHHFALLLGYGATAINPYLAFEILQDMVHDGSLPGLDGNDRADEEHDIVYQYSTNYIKAIGKGLLKVFSKMGISTLQSYCSAQIFEIIGLDQSFTDKYFPGTACRIGGAGLKEIATESLMRHGIAYAEQPDINRDLERGAEYSWRRDGEIHLMNPEVIALLQHAVRSGNRDVFKQYAHMVNDQSERLCTLRGLFKFKGQSAAVPLDEVEPVSAIVKRFCTGAMSLGSISPEAHEILAIAMNRLGGKSNTGEGGEDPRRYTPDVNGDQRRSAIKQVASGRFGVTPHYLVNADELQIKIAQGAKPGEGGQLPGHKVSEYIGSLRYSVPGVTLISPPPHHDIYSIEDLAQLIFDLKNCNPKADITVKLVSEVGVGTVAAGVSKGRAERVVIAGYDGGTGASPTSSIKHAGIPWEIGLAETQQTLVLNDLRGRIIVQTDGQLRTGRDVVVAAILGAEEYAFATVALVTLGCIMMRKCHLNTCPVGVATQDKSLRAKFNGKAEHVINYFTFLAEEVRELLAELGVRSLDELIGQTQYLEMDDAIKHWKNQGLDFSRMLAKPEVGPEVATRRIQGQDHGLEKQLDNQLLKLAAPALERKEAVHIEMPIRNSNRTFATMLSGQIAMLHGREGLPKGTINLTLNGIAGQSFGAFLAPGIDLHLIGEANDYVGKGMAGGRIIIRPDPKAVFAWDENSIVGNTVLYGATGGEAYFAGKAGERFCVRNSGVIAVVEGVGDHGCEYMTAGRMICLGRTGRNFAAGMSGGFAYVLDLDNRFRRRCNSATVDLELMSTDDYDAKWLQQVISRHHEMTGSPRAKKILATWDEHLTRFVRVFPHEYRRALSERAAKAEQKETLNG, encoded by the coding sequence ATGACAAATCATATTGGCATGCCGCCCGCCCAAGGCCTTTACGATCCAGCTAACGAGCATGATAGTTGCGGGGTCGGCTTTGTTGCCAACATCAAAGGCCGTAAAAGCCATAGTATTGTCAAACGCGGCATTGAGATTCTTTGCAACCTGACCCATCGCGGCGCTGTGGGCGCTGATCCTCTGGATGGTGACGGAGCCGGCTTGATGATCCAGCTCCCTGATGCTTACCACCGTGAGGTCTGTAACTTTTCGTTGCCGCCGCTAGGCGAATACGGAACCGGTCTGGTGTTTCTACCTCAGGGCGAAGCGCGCCGTGAGGCCTGTATCGCAGCGCTGGAAGGTGAACTGGTCAGAACCGGTTGCCCGCTTCTCGGGTGGCGCGACGTTTGTACCGATGGCAGTACCATAGGTCGCAACGCTCGTTCTGTAGAACCGAAGGTCATGCAGATCTTTGTCGGACGGGGAGAGATCAAAGCCAGTCAGCTTGAACTGATGCTCTATCTGGGTCGCAAGCGGGCTGAGAACGTCATTCGTACTGCGAAGCTCGCCGGCGAGGAGCTGTTTTACGTCTGTTCGCTCTCTACCCGCACTATCCTCTATAAGGGGATGCTGCTCTCCGAACAGCTAAACACCTTCTTCCCTGAACTGGACGATGAGCGTCTCGTCAGTGCCCTGGCTTTTGTGCATCAGCGGTACAGCACCAATACCTTCCCGACCTGGGATCTGGCGCACCCTTTCCGTTATGTTGCGCACAATGGCGAAATCAATACCCTGCGTGGCAACATCAATCGCATGAAGGCACGTACCGCCCTGTTCGCCCACCTCGATCTGGCCGATGGGATCTCTGACCTTGACCCGGTCGTCATTGAAGGCAGCTCTGATACCGCCTGTTTTGATAACGCCCTCGAACTACTGGTGGTCACGGGTCGCAGCCTGGCGCACTCTCTGGCGATGATGGTCCCCGAGGCCTGGGCCTCAAAGGCGCACCTGCGGCCCGAGCTCAAAGGTTTCTACGAATATCACGCGACCATGATGGAGCCCTGGGATGGCCCAGCCAACCTCGTCGCCTGTGACGGTCGCCAGATCGTAGCGATCCTTGATCGGAACGGCCTGCGCCCGGCGCGCTACTGGCTGACCAGCGACGATGAAATTATTTATGCTTCGGAGGCTGGCGTGCTGGATGTGCCCCCCGAGAAGATTCTGCGTAAGGAGCGCTTGGCGCCCGGCAAGATGATTCTGGTCGACGTTGAAACTGGTGAGTTCAAGGAAGATCACGAGATCAAGGGAGATCTAGCTGCGGCTCAACCCTATGCCTCCTGGGTCCGCGATCATCTGATTCGCCTCGAGGATCTGCCCGCCCCGGCGACCAAGCGCGGCTCCAGTCCTGGAGAACTGCGGCGCGTGCAGGGCAGCTTCGGTTATACCCTGGAAGAGATGCGCGTGGTGATGGCGCCGATGGCCATGTACGGTCAGGAGCCGGTCGGTTCGATGGGGACAGATACCCCGATTGCGGTGCTTTCGAAGCGCAGCAAGTTGATCTACTGGTATTTCTCACAGCTCTTTGCGCAGGTGACGAACCCCTCCATTGACCCGTTGCGCGAAGAACTGGTCATGAGCTTGACCCAGTATATCGGACCAGCACGAAACATTCTGATGCCCGGTCCGGAGCACTGTTGCATGCTGGAACTCGAAAATCCGATCATCACCAATGATGTGCTCGAGCAGTTGCGCCACAGTGATCTGCAGAATTTTCAGGGGACGACGGTCAGCACCCTCTTTGAAGCCTGGAGGGGCCCCGATGCGCTTGAGAATCGCCTGGAAAATCTGTTTGTCGAGGTCGAGGCCGCCGTCGATGCGGGCTGCACCATCCTGGTTTTGTCGGATCGCGGGGTCTGTGCTCAGAAGGCTCCGATCCCTGCTCTGCTGGCTCTTTCCGCTATTCATCATCACCTGATCCGGGCGGGAAAACGCAGCCAGTGCTCACTCATCATTGAAACCGGTGAAGCGCGCGAGGTGCATCATTTTGCCCTGCTGCTCGGCTATGGGGCAACAGCGATCAACCCCTACCTGGCGTTCGAGATCTTGCAGGATATGGTGCATGACGGTTCGCTACCGGGTCTAGACGGTAATGACCGCGCCGACGAAGAGCACGATATCGTCTACCAGTACTCCACAAACTACATCAAGGCGATCGGCAAGGGCCTGCTTAAGGTCTTCTCCAAAATGGGGATCAGTACCTTGCAGAGCTACTGCAGCGCCCAGATTTTTGAGATCATCGGTCTGGACCAGAGCTTTACCGACAAGTATTTCCCCGGTACTGCCTGCCGTATCGGCGGCGCGGGCCTGAAAGAGATTGCTACCGAGAGCCTGATGCGTCACGGCATCGCCTACGCTGAACAGCCGGATATCAACCGGGATCTGGAGCGCGGTGCTGAATATTCCTGGCGCCGTGACGGGGAGATCCACTTGATGAACCCGGAGGTCATCGCCCTGCTGCAGCATGCGGTGCGCTCGGGAAACCGTGACGTCTTCAAGCAGTACGCCCATATGGTTAATGATCAGAGCGAACGCCTCTGCACCCTGCGTGGCCTGTTCAAGTTCAAGGGCCAGAGTGCGGCCGTCCCGCTGGATGAGGTCGAACCGGTCAGTGCCATCGTCAAGCGTTTCTGTACCGGTGCGATGAGTCTCGGTTCAATCTCGCCCGAGGCCCACGAAATTTTGGCCATCGCCATGAATCGTCTTGGAGGCAAGTCGAACACCGGCGAAGGTGGCGAAGATCCGCGCCGTTACACCCCGGATGTCAACGGCGACCAGCGCCGCAGTGCGATCAAGCAGGTGGCCTCTGGGCGTTTTGGTGTCACCCCGCATTACCTGGTCAACGCTGACGAACTGCAGATCAAGATCGCCCAGGGTGCCAAACCCGGCGAAGGAGGCCAGCTTCCCGGGCACAAGGTCAGTGAATACATCGGTTCGCTGCGCTACAGTGTTCCCGGAGTCACCCTGATCTCACCGCCGCCTCATCACGATATCTATTCGATCGAAGATCTGGCCCAACTGATTTTCGATTTGAAGAACTGCAACCCCAAGGCCGATATCACGGTCAAGCTGGTGAGTGAAGTCGGCGTCGGCACCGTCGCCGCCGGCGTCAGCAAAGGTCGCGCCGAGCGCGTGGTCATCGCCGGCTATGACGGCGGTACCGGCGCGTCGCCGACCTCCTCGATCAAGCACGCCGGCATCCCCTGGGAGATCGGTTTGGCCGAGACCCAGCAGACTCTGGTCCTCAATGACCTGCGCGGCCGCATTATCGTGCAGACAGATGGCCAGTTGCGCACCGGGCGTGATGTCGTCGTCGCCGCCATTCTGGGCGCCGAAGAGTATGCCTTTGCCACCGTGGCGCTGGTGACCCTCGGCTGCATCATGATGCGCAAATGCCACCTCAATACCTGCCCGGTCGGTGTCGCCACCCAGGACAAGTCGCTGCGCGCCAAGTTTAACGGCAAGGCCGAGCATGTGATCAATTACTTCACCTTCCTTGCCGAAGAGGTGCGCGAACTGCTGGCCGAACTCGGCGTGCGCAGCCTGGACGAACTGATCGGCCAGACCCAGTACCTGGAGATGGACGACGCGATCAAGCACTGGAAGAACCAGGGCCTGGATTTTTCGCGCATGCTGGCCAAACCTGAGGTCGGTCCCGAGGTCGCCACCCGGCGCATTCAGGGGCAGGACCATGGCCTCGAGAAGCAGCTCGACAATCAGTTGCTCAAGCTCGCCGCGCCCGCCCTGGAACGCAAGGAAGCCGTCCATATCGAGATGCCGATCCGCAACTCCAATCGAACCTTTGCCACTATGCTCTCGGGCCAGATCGCCATGCTGCACGGCCGTGAAGGGTTGCCCAAAGGGACCATCAATCTCACCCTGAACGGCATCGCCGGGCAGAGCTTTGGTGCGTTTTTAGCTCCCGGCATAGATCTGCACCTGATCGGTGAGGCGAATGACTACGTTGGTAAGGGGATGGCCGGTGGTCGTATCATTATCCGTCCTGACCCCAAAGCCGTTTTCGCCTGGGATGAGAACTCGATCGTCGGGAATACCGTGCTCTATGGTGCCACCGGCGGTGAAGCTTACTTTGCCGGCAAGGCCGGTGAACGCTTCTGCGTGCGCAATTCGGGCGTTATCGCGGTTGTT
- a CDS encoding pyridoxal phosphate-dependent aminotransferase, which translates to MRVHGGGVDAAMHELGLGRSQICDFSASINPLGVPPGVQQALQQALGRITDYPEIDGASLRLELARFHQLPEAHLLPGSGSTELIYLLPRVLRPRRALLIQPGFGEYAPALQQVGCQIDHFSLDPQNNFAFNVSDILAVLQPHTDLVVLANPGNPSGVGIVPGQLIELADRLGDCRLLVDEAFVDFCPERSLISRVVERQNLLLLRSMTKFYAIPGLRAGYLAGSAADIRLLAAGREPWSLSNLAIVAARACLKAETFQLRTLEMIPRLRAQFQQGLEQLGWQVFAGEANYLLCRLPDHWPPAPQIVTQLRPQGLLLRSCCDFLPLDRRYLRFAVLREEQNLFLLQALGKLASVCDGA; encoded by the coding sequence ATGAGGGTGCACGGTGGTGGGGTGGATGCTGCGATGCATGAGCTGGGGCTGGGGCGCAGCCAGATCTGCGATTTTTCGGCCAGCATCAACCCGCTCGGGGTTCCCCCCGGTGTGCAGCAGGCCTTGCAGCAGGCCCTGGGTCGCATCACTGATTACCCTGAAATCGATGGTGCCAGCCTGCGCTTGGAGCTGGCGCGCTTTCATCAACTGCCCGAAGCACATCTGCTCCCCGGCAGCGGTTCGACTGAACTGATTTATCTGCTGCCGCGGGTCTTGCGACCACGCCGTGCCTTGCTGATTCAACCCGGTTTTGGTGAGTATGCCCCCGCCCTGCAGCAGGTCGGCTGTCAGATTGACCACTTTAGCCTCGACCCGCAGAATAATTTTGCATTTAATGTTTCTGATATTCTCGCTGTGCTTCAGCCACACACAGATCTGGTGGTGCTGGCCAATCCCGGTAATCCCAGTGGTGTCGGCATCGTGCCGGGACAGCTGATCGAACTGGCGGATCGACTGGGAGACTGTCGTCTGCTGGTCGATGAGGCCTTTGTCGATTTCTGCCCTGAGCGGTCTCTGATCTCCAGAGTGGTCGAGCGACAAAATCTGTTGCTGTTGCGTTCGATGACCAAGTTTTATGCCATTCCGGGTCTGCGCGCCGGTTATCTGGCGGGGTCCGCTGCCGATATCAGGCTGCTGGCGGCTGGACGCGAACCCTGGAGTCTGTCAAATCTGGCAATTGTCGCGGCACGCGCCTGTCTGAAAGCAGAGACCTTCCAGCTCCGCACTCTGGAGATGATTCCACGACTGCGTGCGCAATTTCAACAGGGTCTCGAACAGCTCGGCTGGCAGGTCTTCGCCGGTGAAGCCAACTATCTGCTTTGTCGCCTGCCGGATCACTGGCCTCCTGCGCCGCAGATTGTCACACAATTGCGACCTCAGGGGCTGTTACTGCGCAGTTGCTGTGATTTTTTACCACTGGACAGGCGTTACCTGCGCTTCGCGGTGCTCAGGGAAGAGCAGAATCTCTTTTTGCTACAGGCGCTGGGTAAGTTAGCTTCCGTTTGCGACGGTGCGTGA
- the cbiB gene encoding adenosylcobinamide-phosphate synthase CbiB, giving the protein MSAELLVAAVVLDLLFADPRHWPHPVVWIGRLITGLEDELRQRVRHESLAGLLLVLSVLGIVGFAVISALQIAGAIAGLFQSLLALWLAASCLALRGLHLESLPVIEALKEGDVGGARQALAMIVGRETAQLDEAGILRATVETLAENASDGVIAPLFYLCLGGPVAALLYKAVNTMDSMVGYKNERYLHFGRSAAQLDDLLNWIPARLTGLLLVGAAWLTGLNGSGAWRIMWRDARKHASPNAGWPEAAAAGALNLQLGGAAVYFGAQIEKPTLGDASEAITIGHYQSMIRLLYTSAFLGLLPAVLLLGVFS; this is encoded by the coding sequence ATGAGTGCCGAGCTGTTGGTCGCTGCGGTGGTGCTGGATCTGCTCTTTGCCGATCCGCGTCACTGGCCGCACCCGGTGGTCTGGATCGGACGCCTGATCACAGGACTGGAAGATGAATTACGTCAGCGGGTCAGGCATGAGTCGTTGGCCGGCCTGCTGCTGGTTCTGTCGGTGCTGGGCATTGTCGGCTTTGCCGTGATCTCTGCCCTTCAGATTGCCGGAGCGATTGCCGGTCTCTTTCAGAGCCTTCTGGCACTCTGGCTTGCCGCGAGTTGTCTGGCGCTGCGTGGTCTGCATCTTGAGTCGCTGCCGGTGATTGAGGCCCTGAAAGAGGGGGATGTCGGTGGGGCGCGGCAGGCACTGGCGATGATCGTCGGACGTGAAACTGCGCAACTGGATGAAGCCGGGATTCTGCGGGCAACGGTTGAAACCCTGGCCGAAAATGCATCTGACGGCGTGATCGCGCCGCTTTTTTACCTGTGTCTCGGTGGGCCGGTGGCGGCGTTGCTCTACAAGGCGGTTAATACCATGGATTCGATGGTCGGGTATAAAAATGAGCGCTACCTGCATTTCGGTCGCAGCGCGGCGCAGCTGGATGATCTGCTTAACTGGATTCCGGCGCGCTTGACCGGTTTGCTGCTGGTCGGGGCGGCCTGGCTGACGGGACTCAATGGCTCCGGCGCCTGGCGGATCATGTGGCGGGACGCGCGCAAACACGCCAGCCCTAATGCTGGCTGGCCCGAAGCGGCGGCGGCCGGGGCGCTTAATTTGCAGTTGGGCGGGGCCGCGGTCTACTTCGGTGCGCAGATTGAAAAGCCGACCCTCGGTGATGCCAGCGAAGCGATCACCATCGGGCATTACCAGTCGATGATTCGGCTACTTTACACCTCGGCGTTTCTGGGCTTGCTACCGGCGGTCTTGCTCCTCGGAGTTTTTTCATGA
- a CDS encoding cobyric acid synthase produces the protein MQKKLFVIGLGPGDAQHMTPAALTAIESSTVVTGYQVYLELIADLIGTKETFATGMRQETERCREALRRAAQGAVVALVCSGDAGIYGMAGLVLELQQLEGPAVVEVEIIPGVSAVQGAAARLGAPLMHDFAVISLSDLLTDWSLIRRRLDAAGRADFVIALYNPKSRGRTTQIGEARAILMRHRAPETPVGIVRNACRAGESVCLTTLADMLEAEIDMFSVVIIGNSSTRVDNQGRMVTPRGYEKKREVSGVKSEVEISIPLTLHSSPLTDKKCNALFIGGTGSDVGKSVISAGLCRILKRRGYLVAPFKAQNMANNSAVTPGGGEIGRAQALQAAACGLQPHVDMNPVLLKPNSETGSQVIVQGRPVGNMGVREYHQYKDQVWTKVVDSYRRLSGQVELVVLEGAGSIAEINLRAHDFTNLKAAEMAGAAGILVADIERGGVFASILGTVELLTPAERALLRGIIINRFRGDASLLDSGIAAIEDRTGLPVIGVVPYLKLDLPAEDSLGLERRSTGGGTVLVGVVRLQRISNHTDFDALAREPDVDLIYVEHPAQLQNLDLLILPGTKSTLADLEFLKTSGLFGAIQTFAAQGGRLIGICGGLQLLGRRILDPERVESSQAVGEGLGLLDLDTTLCRDKQTHQVRAQLQPAAAAAGFSGLAELSGYEIHAGETEYGSACRPLLQLTERSKQRVVLYDGAVSADGRVWGSYLHGIFDNDELRRAVLAPLRHGAADRTLPAYDLEGELDRLADHLEAHLDLPQILSWLIPPKTSGAEK, from the coding sequence ATGCAGAAAAAACTCTTTGTCATCGGTCTCGGCCCGGGGGACGCTCAACATATGACCCCGGCGGCGCTGACCGCCATTGAATCGTCCACTGTCGTCACCGGCTATCAGGTTTACCTTGAGCTGATCGCTGATCTGATCGGGACTAAAGAGACCTTCGCGACCGGCATGCGGCAGGAGACTGAGCGCTGCCGTGAGGCCTTGCGGCGTGCGGCGCAAGGGGCCGTGGTAGCGCTGGTCTGCAGTGGCGACGCCGGGATCTATGGCATGGCGGGACTGGTGCTTGAGCTGCAGCAGCTTGAGGGTCCGGCCGTGGTTGAGGTCGAGATCATCCCTGGGGTTTCCGCCGTCCAGGGCGCGGCCGCGCGTCTCGGCGCCCCCCTGATGCATGACTTCGCGGTGATCTCGCTCTCCGACCTGCTGACCGACTGGAGCCTGATCCGGCGACGTCTGGACGCGGCCGGGCGGGCCGATTTTGTCATCGCGCTTTACAACCCCAAGAGTCGCGGCCGCACCACCCAGATCGGAGAAGCGCGCGCGATTCTGATGCGTCATCGTGCTCCCGAGACCCCGGTCGGCATCGTGCGTAACGCCTGCCGCGCCGGGGAGAGCGTCTGCCTTACGACTCTGGCCGACATGCTCGAAGCCGAGATCGACATGTTCTCCGTAGTGATCATCGGTAATAGCAGTACGCGGGTCGATAATCAGGGCCGGATGGTGACTCCGCGTGGTTATGAGAAGAAGCGTGAGGTGTCAGGGGTGAAGAGTGAGGTGGAGATCAGCATACCCCTAACCCTTCACTCCTCACCCCTCACGGATAAAAAGTGCAACGCACTTTTTATCGGCGGTACCGGCTCGGATGTCGGCAAGAGCGTGATCAGCGCCGGACTGTGCCGCATTCTGAAACGCCGGGGTTACCTGGTCGCGCCCTTCAAGGCGCAGAATATGGCGAATAACTCGGCGGTGACCCCGGGTGGCGGCGAGATCGGTCGAGCCCAGGCGTTGCAGGCGGCGGCCTGCGGGCTGCAACCGCACGTCGATATGAACCCGGTTCTGCTCAAGCCGAACAGCGAGACCGGTTCCCAGGTGATCGTGCAGGGTCGCCCGGTCGGTAACATGGGGGTGCGCGAGTATCATCAGTACAAGGATCAGGTCTGGACCAAGGTGGTCGATTCTTACCGACGGCTCTCAGGACAGGTCGAACTGGTGGTGCTCGAAGGGGCGGGAAGCATCGCCGAGATCAACCTGCGCGCCCATGACTTCACCAACCTCAAGGCGGCCGAGATGGCCGGTGCGGCGGGGATTCTGGTCGCCGACATCGAACGCGGCGGGGTCTTCGCCAGCATCCTCGGCACGGTTGAACTGCTGACACCCGCAGAACGCGCGCTACTGCGGGGGATCATCATCAATCGTTTTCGCGGCGACGCCAGCCTGCTCGACAGCGGCATCGCCGCGATAGAGGATCGCACCGGGCTCCCGGTGATCGGCGTAGTCCCCTATCTGAAACTCGATCTACCAGCTGAAGATTCCCTCGGTCTTGAACGGCGCAGCACTGGCGGGGGGACGGTGCTGGTCGGAGTGGTGCGGCTGCAGCGCATTTCCAACCATACCGATTTCGATGCCCTGGCGCGTGAGCCGGACGTTGACCTGATCTACGTCGAACATCCCGCGCAGCTGCAAAATCTCGATCTGCTGATTCTGCCCGGGACCAAGAGCACTCTGGCCGATCTTGAGTTTCTTAAGACCAGCGGCCTGTTCGGCGCTATTCAAACTTTTGCCGCACAGGGCGGGCGCCTGATCGGGATCTGTGGTGGGCTGCAGCTGCTCGGCAGGCGCATCCTTGACCCCGAGCGGGTCGAGTCGTCACAGGCCGTCGGGGAGGGACTCGGCCTGCTCGACTTAGATACGACTCTGTGTCGCGACAAGCAGACTCACCAGGTGCGCGCGCAACTTCAACCTGCCGCGGCGGCGGCCGGATTTTCGGGGCTTGCCGAATTGAGCGGCTACGAAATTCACGCCGGCGAAACCGAATACGGCTCCGCCTGCCGACCCCTGCTGCAGTTGACTGAACGTTCCAAACAACGGGTAGTGCTCTATGATGGCGCCGTTTCAGCCGATGGGCGGGTCTGGGGCAGCTATCTGCACGGTATCTTCGATAATGATGAGTTGCGTCGGGCGGTGCTGGCCCCCCTACGTCATGGTGCCGCCGATCGGACCCTGCCGGCCTACGATCTCGAAGGTGAACTCGACCGCCTCGCGGATCATCTGGAGGCCCACCTGGACCTTCCGCAAATCCTTAGCTGGCTGATCCCGCCGAAAACCAGCGGAGCAGAGAAATGA
- a CDS encoding cobalt-precorrin 5A hydrolase has translation MTLAIIAITSGGAQLARRLHAQAEDAELWLPEKFRLADGLNYFDGKLSELLPQLFARVDGLICIMASGIVMRLLAPHLKGKDQDAAVVVCDEAGQFAISLLSGHLGGANELAEEVASFLGGTAVITTATDVNQLPAFDEVARKCNMAVEPLTRIKLLNRLLLEQQPIVLADAEGAVAAAYQNIPCVKIVRSFATALEQTAAGYVFVSNRYLPPLNDRPDLLALRPRNLAVGIGCNRDTSADEIEMVVRQTLREAFLAFASIGAIASIDAKQDEVGLLQFADKHRLPLHFYSADDLNAIEAPTPASDYVQHAVGAKGVCEPAALLVSSGGRMLVKKKKNGNVTVAIAEIKT, from the coding sequence ATGACCCTTGCCATCATCGCTATCACCAGCGGCGGCGCCCAACTCGCCAGAAGACTCCATGCGCAGGCCGAGGATGCCGAGCTCTGGTTACCGGAGAAGTTTCGCCTGGCAGACGGTCTAAACTACTTTGATGGAAAACTTTCAGAGCTGCTGCCTCAGCTTTTTGCCAGGGTCGATGGGCTGATCTGTATCATGGCCAGCGGGATCGTCATGCGCCTGCTCGCGCCGCATCTCAAGGGGAAAGATCAGGATGCAGCGGTGGTGGTGTGCGATGAAGCGGGACAGTTCGCCATCAGCTTGCTCTCGGGGCATCTCGGTGGTGCTAACGAACTCGCTGAAGAAGTCGCCTCATTCCTGGGGGGCACGGCGGTCATTACCACCGCGACCGATGTCAACCAGCTTCCCGCCTTTGACGAGGTTGCGCGCAAGTGCAATATGGCGGTCGAGCCGCTGACGCGGATCAAGCTGCTCAATCGTCTGCTCCTTGAGCAGCAACCGATTGTGCTGGCCGACGCTGAAGGCGCGGTTGCCGCAGCCTACCAAAATATCCCCTGCGTAAAGATAGTCCGCAGTTTTGCGACGGCTCTGGAACAGACCGCCGCCGGTTACGTTTTTGTCAGCAATCGTTATTTGCCGCCGCTCAATGACCGACCTGACCTGCTGGCCTTGCGGCCGCGTAATCTGGCGGTCGGTATCGGCTGCAATCGCGACACTTCCGCTGACGAAATCGAAATGGTTGTGCGTCAGACCCTGCGGGAGGCATTCCTCGCTTTCGCCAGTATCGGCGCCATTGCCAGTATCGATGCCAAACAGGACGAAGTCGGCCTGCTGCAGTTCGCAGACAAACACAGGCTGCCCCTTCATTTTTACAGCGCGGATGACTTGAACGCCATCGAGGCACCAACCCCCGCCTCTGATTATGTCCAGCATGCTGTCGGCGCTAAAGGGGTGTGCGAACCGGCCGCTCTTTTGGTTTCAAGCGGTGGGCGCATGCTGGTGAAAAAAAAGAAGAACGGCAACGTGACGGTGGCCATCGCTGAAATCAAAACCTAA
- the cobM gene encoding precorrin-4 C(11)-methyltransferase: MNNFQMTPGEVIFVGAGPGDPELITVKGLKALQQAELVVYAGSLVNPALLDECPAGCEIYDSAPLNLEQVLVLLIAGARAGKKVVRLHTGDPALYGAIQEQMEVLDSENIPYRVIPGVTATFAAAASLKQELTLPGVSQTLVLTRLAGRTPVPDSEALRNIARNGGTICLYLSVGMMDQLVVDLLAGGVFTPQTPAAVVYRASWPDEKIVEGTLADIAARVAAAGITRQALVLVGEVLKARRQGVPEKSKLYDAGFAHGYRSKVE, from the coding sequence ATGAACAATTTTCAAATGACACCGGGTGAGGTTATCTTTGTCGGCGCCGGTCCCGGTGATCCGGAGTTGATTACGGTCAAGGGCTTGAAGGCGCTGCAGCAGGCCGAGCTGGTGGTCTATGCCGGTTCGCTGGTGAACCCGGCGCTGCTCGATGAATGTCCAGCCGGCTGCGAAATCTACGACAGCGCCCCGCTCAATCTGGAGCAGGTGCTGGTACTTTTGATTGCCGGGGCGCGGGCGGGCAAAAAGGTGGTGCGTCTGCATACCGGCGATCCCGCTCTCTACGGCGCCATCCAGGAACAGATGGAAGTGCTGGATTCCGAGAATATTCCATACCGTGTTATCCCCGGGGTTACGGCGACCTTTGCCGCCGCCGCCAGTCTCAAACAGGAGCTGACCCTCCCCGGGGTTTCGCAGACTCTGGTGTTGACGCGGCTGGCGGGACGCACTCCGGTGCCCGATAGCGAAGCCTTGCGTAACATCGCACGCAACGGCGGAACGATCTGTCTTTACCTTTCGGTCGGGATGATGGACCAGCTGGTTGTGGACCTGCTGGCTGGCGGGGTGTTCACTCCACAGACCCCTGCTGCCGTTGTCTACCGTGCCAGCTGGCCGGATGAAAAGATCGTCGAGGGCACCCTTGCCGATATCGCCGCCAGGGTCGCCGCGGCGGGAATTACCCGCCAGGCCCTGGTGCTGGTCGGTGAGGTTTTGAAAGCGCGCCGCCAGGGGGTGCCGGAGAAGTCCAAACTCTATGATGCTGGCTTTGCCCACGGTTATCGGAGCAAGGTCGAGTAG